The sequence GAGCGAGCCCCTAATTGAAGTCGCCGACCTCCGATACGTCTATCACCCTGATACCCCTCAGGCCGTCGTCGCTCTCGACGGTCTGTCGTTCTCGGTTGAGCCCGGGGAGTACCTGGGAATCGTCGGCGGCAACGGAAGCGGCAAGTCCACCCTGGCCAAGCACCTCAACGCGCTTCTCCTGCCCACAGCGGGCTGCGTGCGCGTGGGAGGCCTTGACACCCGCGACCGCGCGGCAATCTGGGAGATCCGCCGCCGTGTGGGCATGATCTTTCAGAATCCCGACAACCAGCTCGTGGCCACGGTCGTCGAGGAAGACGTGGCCTTCGGCCCCGAGAACCTCGGCCTGCCGCCGGCGGTGATCCGGGAGCGCGTGGGCGAAGCGCTCGCGGCGGTGGGCATGACGGCGTTCCGCCGCCGGGCCCCGCACCTCCTCTCCGGCGGCCAGAAGCAGCGCGTGGCGATTGCGGGCATCCTG comes from bacterium and encodes:
- a CDS encoding energy-coupling factor transporter ATPase, giving the protein MSEPLIEVADLRYVYHPDTPQAVVALDGLSFSVEPGEYLGIVGGNGSGKSTLAKHLNALLLPTAGCVRVGGLDTRDRAAIWEIRRRVGMIFQNPDNQLVATVVEEDVAFGPENLGLPPAVIRERVGEALAAVGMTAFRRRAPHLLSGGQKQRVAIAGILAMRPTCLVLDEATTMLDPAGRAEVLETLSVLNRRDGVTVMLISHAMEDLSDAERIIAMDRGRIVLDGPAEKVMARAEEIPGGRLGAPPMVKLARWLREDGLRLPESVLTVEALADAVAAAAGLRTQGDV